In Juglans microcarpa x Juglans regia isolate MS1-56 chromosome 4S, Jm3101_v1.0, whole genome shotgun sequence, a single window of DNA contains:
- the LOC121262816 gene encoding uncharacterized protein LOC121262816, translating into MTLEDFFTLTEMKDGLTAPSRVAELLNVMQKEKDSVVKNVGDATRQWAAVASTIAATENKDCLDLFIQLDGLGFIDRWLKDAEKFDNDTSESFVEESITALLRAIEKLQIDNERSISSGIWISVRNLLGHNSSKVQDRARMLFDSWKHSENSDSIGQDVDDESRRLAEEDGVRSVLENPLARGSPNEEHHVLKHARDETSPLRKSDDLQPEKTEHVQIPDHTNQPGSHISDDDDAKDGTPDSLPSSSNDLQENPSKKEESPTGVAEGTTSPGTCDVPVTKQCTEEVLSDVLKLYESSENEKQVIKVDDSSENLGMTKVSTTSGALESRAACTGDDAASMQKSVKEPALHDSVAANERDACWKTTALGDVRTPTSDFKSGLDDMRLINHSSENVFKTTGQDGERYSNAYLDLSTNGSISGKREDLDPTFSRMGDAVEADEDKEHTSDEGDDLMNASDFPQPAMDTEVPDVIDRRRSNIELEYGIVDALEVARQVAQEVEREVVDYREPSCSSSSEKTSEGGIRQPYSPNYINGKQDLPTGVAQDVPTGQSHSAETNPDGDRGSINSANLANGPENSTHDMESSQVTEAAQEPEANTEKGLCDFDLNQEVSSDETDCAVNPSTPISFVAASRPAAAPGLPVAPLQFEGSLGWKGCAATSAFRPAFARRVPDIGKSLSIEGTNDVSKQRHDCLDFDLNVAEGGDELGKQIPMSSGLPSGESSVEVSQMRSGRLKLDLNCIGDDGDAPMLNSIMGEQLSNNRNNHRSPSPASSSSSMQPFLRNIDLNDRPFHSDALDHGPSKLSQHINAYGGPKPDAPVISIMGTRVEVNRKEFLSQTPSLSNGKSTERTMDTSMMRAGGVLGIGPTISYAHSPVFGYNGLASGTAMSFSSAMYGSSSPIPYMVDSRGAPVVPQIVGSASAVPPAYPFIMSMSGVQPGINNVGQSRPNFDLNSGFTTEGGNRETTGLRQLFLPGQGRSLEEHLRTNLQPSSSSGIGPKRKEPDSGWEPYPFNYKYQQPPWK; encoded by the coding sequence ATGACACTGGAGGACTTCTTTACTTTGACTGAGATGAAAGATGGGCTCACAGCCCCATCTCGAGTTGCAGAACTCCTCAATGTAATGCAGAAGGAGAAAGATTCGGTTGTGAAGAATGTTGGTGATGCAACCAGGCAGTGGGCTGCTGTTGCCAGCACTATTGCTGCCACAGAGAATAAAGATTGTCTTGATCTTTTTATTCAGTTAGATGGACTTGGGTTTATTGATAGATGGTTGAAGGATGCTGAAAAATTCGATAATGATACAAGTGAGAGTTTCGTGGAAGAGTCAATAACTGCACTGTTACGAGCAATTGAAAAGCTGCAAATAGACAATGAGAGATCAATATCTTCAGGGATTTGGATAAGTGTCAGGAATCTTCTTGGCCACAATAGCTCTAAGGTTCAGGATAGAGCAAGAATGTTATTTGATAGCTGGAAGCACAGTGAGAATTCTGATTCAATTGGCCAGGATGTTGATGATGAAAGTAGAAGGCTTGCTGAAGAGGATGGTGTGCGATCTGTTTTAGAAAATCCTCTTGCTAGAGGAAGTCCTAATGAAGAACATCATGTGTTAAAACATGCCAGAGATGAAACCTCACCTTTGAGAAAATCAGATGATCTTCAGCCAGAAAAGACTGAACATGTCCAGATTCCAGACCATACTAATCAGCCTGGATCCCACATATCGGACGACGACGACGCTAAAGATGGGACTCCTGACTCTTTACCATCTTCGTCTAATGATTTGCAAGAAAACCCTTCTAAAAAGGAAGAATCCCCCACAGGTGTTGCAGAAGGAACTACTTCTCCCGGTACTTGTGATGTTCCAGTTACAAAGCAGTGCACTGAGGAGGTACTTTCTGATGTTCTCAAGTTGTATGAGTCATCAGAAAACGAAAAGCAGGTCATTAAAGTTGATGATTCTTCAGAGAACTTGGGCATGACCAAGGTCTCTACTACCTCTGGTGCATTGGAATCTCGAGCTGCTTGTACTGGTGATGATGCTGCAAGTATGCAGAAGAGTGTGAAGGAACCGGCTTTGCATGACAGTGTTGCTGCCAATGAGAGGGATGCCTGTTGGAAAACCACTGCCCTTGGTGATGTGAGGACACCCACTTCTGATTTTAAGAGTGGGTTAGATGATATGAGACTTATAAATCATAGCAGTGAAAATGTGTTCAAGACTACCGGTCAAGATGGTGAGCGTTATTCCAATGCTTATCTGGACTTATCTACCAATGGGAGTATATCAGGAAAACGAGAGGATTTAGACCCTACTTTTTCCAGGATGGGAGATGCTGTCGAAGCTGATGAAGATAAGGAGCATACTAGTGATGAAGGTGATGATTTGATGAATGCTTCTGATTTTCCTCAACCAGCAATGGATACGGAAGTTCCCGATGTGATTGACAGGAGAAGGTCCAATATTGAACTTGAGTATGGGATAGTTGATGCTCTAGAAGTTGCTCGGCAGGTTGCTCAAGAAGTAGAGAGGGAAGTGGTGGATTATAGAGAACCTTCCTGCAGTTCATCTTCAGAGAAAACCTCAGAAGGTGGAATCAGACAGCCATATAGCCCCAATTATATAAATGGAAAGCAGGATCTCCCTACAGGGGTTGCACAAGATGTACCAACTGGGCAAAGTCATTCTGCCGAGACAAATCCTGATGGGGATCGAGGCTCAATTAATTCAGCTAATCTGGCGAATGGACCAGAAAACTCCACACATGATATGGAGTCCTCTCAGGTGACTGAAGCAGCTCAAGAACCAGAGGCTAACACAGAGAAAGGCCTATGTGATTTTGATCTGAATCAAGAAGTCTCCTCTGATGAAACGGATTGTGCAGTGAACCCCTCTACACCCATTTCTTTTGTTGCTGCTTCAAGGCCAGCAGCAGCTCCTGGATTGCCTGTAGCCCCTTTGCAGTTTGAGGGGAGTCTTGGATGGAAAGGATGTGCTGCTACTAGTGCTTTCCGTCCAGCATTTGCTCGCAGAGTTCCCGATATTGGTAAGAGTCTTTCTATTGAAGGAACCAATGATGTTTCAAAGCAGAGGCATGATTGCCTTGACTTTGATCTGAATGTTGCTGAAGGTGGAGATGAGTTGGGAAAACAAATTCCCATGTCATCAGGCCTTCCCTCTGGGGAATCTTCAGTTGAAGTGAGCCAGATGAGATCAGGGAGGCTGAAGCTGGATTTAAACTGTATTGGTGATGATGGCGATGCTCCAATGCTGAATTCAATTATGGGAGAACAGCTCTCTAACAACCGTAATAACCATCGGAGCCCATCTCCTGCATCATCATCTTCGTCAATGCAGCCTTTTTTGAGGAATATTGATTTGAATGACAGACCTTTTCACAGTGATGCTTTGGATCACGGGCCTAGTAAGTTGTCTCAACATATAAATGCATATGGAGGGCCTAAACCAGATGCTCCTGTTATTTCTATCATGGGCACCAGAGTGGAAGTCAATAGGAAAGAGTTTCTCTCTCAAACTCCATCGTTGTCAAATGGCAAGTCTACAGAGCGTACAATGGATACTAGCATGATGAGAGCAGGGGGTGTTTTGGGGATAGGCCCCACAATATCTTATGCCCATTCTCCGGTTTTTGGGTACAATGGACTGGCATCAGGGACCGCCATGTCTTTCTCCTCAGCCATGTATGGATCATCTAGCCCGATCCCATATATGGTGGATTCTAGAGGAGCCCCCGTTGTCCCTCAAATTGTGGGGTCTGCATCAGCTGTTCCGCCTGCCTACCCGTTCATCATGAGCATGAGTGGTGTACAGCCAGGGATAAATAATGTTGGGCAGTCTCGCCCAAATTTTGATCTGAATTCTGGGTTTACGACTGAGGGAGGGAATAGAGAGACAACGGGTTTGAGGCAGCTTTTTCTTCCTGGACAAGGTAGGTCTTTGGAGGAGCACCTGAGGACCAACTTACAACCCTCTTCAAGCTCTGGCATCGGTCCGAAAAGAAAGGAACCGGATAGCGGATGGGAACCCTATCCgtttaactataaatatcaaCAACCACCGTGGAAATAG
- the LOC121262836 gene encoding endoplasmin homolog: protein MRKWTIPSALLVLCLLFVLPDQGRKLHANADALEELVDPPKVEEKIGAVPNGLSTDSDVVKRESESISSRSLRNSAEKFQFQAEVSRLMDIIINSLYSNKDIFLRELISNASDALDKIRFLSLTDKEILGEGDDAKLEIQIKLDKEKKILSIRDRGIGMTKEDLIKNLGTIAKSGTSAFVEKMQASGDFNLIGQFGVGFYSVYLVADYVEVISKHNDDKQYVWESKADGAFAVSEDTWNEPLGRGTEIRLHLRDEAGEYLEESKLKELVKKYSEFINFPIFIWSTKEVDVEVPADEDESSDEEESSESTSSEEGEDEDSEKGDDEDAEKKPKKKTVKETTSEWELLNDVKAIWLRNPKEVTDDEYAKFYHSLSKDFGDEKPLAWSHFTAEGDVEFKAVLFVPPKAPHDLYESYYNAKKSNLKLYVRRVFISDEFDELLPKYLNFLMGLVDSDTLPLNVSREMLQQHSSLKTIKKKLIRKALDMIRKIADEDPDESNDKEKKEVDKSGDDNEKKGQYTKFWNEFGKSIKLGIVEDAANRNRLAKLLRFESTKSDGKLTSLDQYISRMRSGQKDIFYITGTNKEQLEKSPFLERLKKKNYEVIFFTDPVDEYLMQYLMDYEDKKFQNVSKEGLKLGKDSKDKELKESFKELTKWWKGALASDNVDDVKISNRLADTPCVVVTSKYGWSANMERIMQSQTLSDANKQAYMRGKRVLEINPRHPIIKELQERVVTNPEDESVKQTAYLIYQTALMESGFTLSDPKDFASRIYSSVKSSLNISPDAAVEEEDDAEEVETETDSKEAAATPKAEAVKDDADSEPSFDKDEL from the exons ATGAGGAAGTGGACGATCCCTTCAGCTCTGCTCGTTCTCTGCCTCCTCTTTGTCCTTCCAGATCAAG GTCGGAAGCTACACGCTAATGCAGATGCTTTGGAAGAGCTTGTAGATCCTCCGAAGGTGGAGGAGAAGATCGGTGCCGTACCTAATGGCCTGTCTACCGATTCTGATGTTGTCAAGAG GGAGTCGGAGTCAATCTCCAGTAGATCTCTGCGCAACAGCGCGGAGAAGTTTCAGTTCCAGGCCGAGGTGTCTCGGCTTatggatattattattaactCCCTCTATAGCAACAAGGACATTTTCCTCAGGGAGTTGATCTCCAACGCTTCTGAT GCACTGGACAAGATCAGGTTCCTTTCTCTCACGGACAAAGAGATTTTGGGTGAAGGTGATGACGCGAAGCTTGAGATCCAG ATTAAATTGGACAAGGAGAAGAAAATCCTTTCAATTCGTGACAGAGGTATTGGAATGACAAAGGAGGATTTAATCAAGAACTTGGGTACCATAGCAAAGTCTGGAACTTCAG CGTTTGTGGAGAAAATGCAGGCAAGTGGGGATTTCAATCTCATTGGACAGTTTGGCGTTGGTTTCTACTCTGTGTATCTTGTTGCGGACTATGTTGAAGTCATTAGCAAACATAATGATGACAAACA GTATGTGTGGGAATCGAAGGCTGATGGGGCATTTGCCGTATCTGAGGATACCTGGAATGAACCACTAGGACGTGGAACTGAGATTAGATTGCACCTCAGAGATGAAGCTGGGGAGTATTTGGAGGAGAGCAAACTAAAA GAATTGGTGAAGAAATATTCTGAATTTATCAACTTCCCCATCTTTATCTGGTCAACCAAGGAGGTTGATGTAGAGGTTCCAGCTGATGAAGATGAATCTAGCGATGAAGAGGAATCAT CCGAAAGCACTTCTTCTGAGGAAGGGGAAGATGAGGATTCTGAGAAAGGTGATGATGAAGATGCTGAAAAGAAACCAAAGAAGAAAACGGTTAAGGAAACAACTTCAGAGTGGGAGCTTCTGAATGATGTTAAAGCTATATGGCTGCGGAACCCGAAGGAGGTGACAGATGATGAATACGCCAAATTTTACCATTCTCTCTCAAAG GACTTTGGTGATGAGAAACCTTTAGCATGGAGTCACTTTACAGCTGAGGGTGACGTTGAGTTCAAGGCAGTTTTGTTCGTGCCACCCAAGGCGCCTCATGATCTATACGAGAGTTATTACAATGCCAAAAAATCTAACTTGAAGTTGTACGTTAGGCGGGTTTTCATCTCAGATGAATTTGATGAGCTTTTGCCGAAGTATTTGAACTTTTTAATG GGTCTTGTTGATTCTGACACTTTGCCACTCAACGTATCACGTGAAATGCTTCAACAACATAGCAGTTTGAAAACAATCAAGAAGAAGCTCATCCGCAAGGCTCTTGATATGATCCGTAAAATTGCTGATGAGGATCCAGATGAATCCAAtgacaaagaaaagaaag AAGTTGACAAATCTGGTGATGACAATGAGAAGAAGGGTCAATACACCAAATTCTGGAATGAGTTTGGCAAGTCCATTAAACTTGGTATTGTTGAAGATGCAGCTAACAGGAATCGATTGGCAAAACTTCTCAGATTTGAgag TACCAAATCAGATGGCAAATTGACTTCTCTAGACCAGTATATCTCAAGAATGAGATCGGGGCAGAAGGATATCTTCTACATAACAGGAACCAACAAGGAACAATTGGAAAAGTCTCCATTCCTTGAACGgcttaagaagaaaaattatgag GTCATTTTCTTTACCGATCCTGTCGATGAATACCTGATGCAATACCTTATGGATTATGAAGACAAAAAATTCCAGAATGTGTCCAAAGAGGGTCTGAAACTTGGGAAAGACTCTAAAGACAAAGAACTCAAAGAATCGTTCAAGGAACTCACTAAATGGTGGAAGGGTGCTCTTGCCAGTGATAATGTTGATGATGTGAAGATATCCAACCGTTTGGCTGACACACCATGTGTGGTTGTGACATCAAAGTATGGATGGAGTGCAAACATGGAGAGGATCATGCAGTCGCAGACTTTATCCGATGCTAACAAGCAAGCATATATGCGTGGAAAGAGGGTACTCGAGATCAACCCAAGGCACCCAATTATTAAGGAGCTCCAGGAGAGAGTGGTGACGAACCCTGAG GATGAGAGCGTGAAGCAAACAGCATATCTTATCTACCAGACTGCACTCATGGAGAGCGGCTTCACGCTGAGTGACCCCAAGGATTTTGCATCTCGTATCTACAGCTCGGTGAAGTCTAGCCTAAACATCAGTCCTGATGCAGCAGTTGAGGAGGAAGATGATGCCGAAGAAGTTGAGACTGAAACTGATTCGAAAGAAGCCGCAGCTACACCCAAGGCTGAAGCTGTGAAGGATGATGCAGATTCAGAGCCTTCTTTTGACAAGGATGAGTTGTAG
- the LOC121262902 gene encoding LOW QUALITY PROTEIN: synaptotagmin-2-like (The sequence of the model RefSeq protein was modified relative to this genomic sequence to represent the inferred CDS: inserted 1 base in 1 codon): MGFFSTILGFWGFGVGTSIGLVIGYYMFIYFQPTDVKDPIVRPLVEQDTKTLQRLLPEIPXWVKNPDHDRLDWLNKFIEIMWPYLDKAICKTARSIAKPIIAEKIPQYKIESVEFEALTLGSLPPTFPGMKVYVTDDKELIMEPSVKWAGNPNITIAVKAFGLRATVQVVDLQVFAAPRITLKPLVPTFPCFSKIYVSLMEKPHVDFGLKLLGADAMSIPGLYRFVQELIKDQVANMYLWPKALEVPILDPSKAMKKPVGLLHMKVVRAMKLKKKDLLGASDPYVKLKLTEDKLPSKKTTVKHRNLNPEWNEEFNMVVKDPESQALEIIVYDWEQVGKHDKMGMNVVPLKELKPDEPKVITLELLKNMDPNDVQNEKSRGQLVVEVLFKPFKDEQIPDEMEDQNDVQKAPEGTPSGGGLLVIIVHEAQDVEGKHHTNPYVRLLFKGEEKRTKHLKKNRDPRWDEEFQFMLEEPPTKDRLHVEVLSASSRMGLLHPKETLGYVDINLADVVNNKRINEKYHLIDSKNGRIQIELQWRTSS; encoded by the exons ATGGGTTTTTTTAGTACTATTCTGGGTTTTTGGGGTTTTGGAGTGGGAACTTCAATTGGGCTTGTGATTGGGTACTACATGTTCATCTACTTCCAGCCAACTGACGtcaag GATCCTATAGTTCGCCCTTTGGTTGAGCAAGATACCAAAACTTTGCAACGTTTGCTTCCAGAGATAC CCTGGGTTAAAAATCCTGATCATGATCGC CTTGACTGGCTTAACAAATTTATTGAAATTATGTGGCCCTATCTGGACAAG GCAATATGCAAGACTGCAAGGAGTATAGCAAAGCCCATTATTGCTGAGAAAATTCCACAATACAAAATTGAGTCCGTTGAATTTGAAGCACTGACCTTGGGCTCCTTACCACCAACTTTTCCAG GAATGAAAGTTTATGTCACTGACGATAAGGAGTTGATAATGGAACCATCAGTGAAGTGGGCAGGGAATCCTAACATCACTATTGCAGTTAAGGCTTTTGGGTTGAGAGCCACAGTACAG GTTGTTGATCTGCAAGTGTTTGCTGCTCCACGTATCACCCTGAAGCCTTTGGTTCCAACCTTTCCatgtttttctaaaatttacGTCTCTCTCATGGAGAAG CCTCATGTTGACTTCGGACTAAAACTGCTTGGAGCAGATGCTATGTCCATTCCTGGACTTTATAGGTTTGTCCAG GAGCTTATTAAAGATCAGGTTGCAAACATGTATCTATGGCCGAAAGCCCTGGAAGTACCAATATTGGATCCATCAAA AGCCATGAAAAAACCTGTCGGGCTTCTCCATATGAAGGTTGTGAGGGCAATGAAGCTTAAGAAGAAAGATCTACTCGGGGCATCAGATCCTTATGTGAAACTTAAGCTCACTGAGGACAAGCTTCCTTCAAAGAAAACAACTGTCAAACACAGGAACTTGAATCCTGAATGGAATGAGGAATTTAATATGGTTGTTAAGGATCCAGAATCTCAAGCCCTAGAGATAATTGTTTATGATTGGGAACAg GTTGGCAAGCATGACAAGATGGGTATGAATGTTGTTCCTTTGAAAGAGCTTAAACCTGATGAGCCTAAAGTTATAACTCTTGAACTACTAAAAAACATGGACCCAAATGATGTTCAAAATGAAAAGTCACGTGGGCAACTTGTTGTGGAAGTGCTTTTCAAACCTTTCAAGGACGAACAAATTCCTGATGAAATGGAAGATCAGAATGACGTACAAAAGGCTCCAGAAGGAACACCTTCTGGTGGTGGTTTGCTTGTAATTATTGTCCATGAAGCCCAAGATGTGGAAGGAAAGCACCATACAAATCCATATGTCCGGTTGCTTTTCAAAGGGGAAGAGAAAAGAACTAAG CATCTGAAGAAAAACCGAGATCCAAGATGGGACGAGGAGTTCCAGTTTATGCTTGAGGAACCACCCACCAAGGATAGGCTTCATGTGGAAGTACTTAGTGCCTCCTCAAGGATGGGCCTGCTGCATCCGAAG GAAACTCTGGGCTATGTGGATATAAATCTGGCTGATGTTGTCAACAACAAAAGAATTAACGAGAAGTATCATCTCATCGACTCAAAGAATGGGCGTATCCAAATTGAGCTGCAGTGGAGAACCTCATCTTGA